In Allomuricauda ruestringensis DSM 13258, the following proteins share a genomic window:
- a CDS encoding glycosyltransferase family 4 protein, translated as MRKILVIAYYWPPAGGPGVQRWLKFVKYLPDFGIQPIVYVPENPSYPIVDDKLVSEIPASIKIVKQPIKEPYAWASLLSKNKTKTISSGIIKEKDPSFTEKVLLWIRGNFFIPDARKLWVKPSISYLAKVIADEGIETIITTGPPHSLHLIGLGLKKKYNIQWIADFRDPWTSIGYHKKLRLTTSSQQKHKALEKGVLLKADKIVVTSYTTKTEFEQITPKPIKVVTNGFDDDLQAVPLDSKFTISHIGSLLTGRNPLGLWQALQELIAENQAFKNTVKLQLAGVVGEEVLQSIKEFGLDDFMEQLGYLSHDKVLETQQKSQLLLLLEIDSEETKGIIPGKLFEYLNARRPILAIGPKGWEAGAMVERHRAGNTCLHDDVAALKNVLLDAFNHYRKGTLLCHSKGVEQYHRKALTESLAKFI; from the coding sequence ATGCGAAAAATTTTGGTCATAGCGTACTATTGGCCACCCGCAGGGGGACCAGGGGTACAGCGTTGGCTTAAGTTTGTTAAATATCTGCCCGATTTTGGTATTCAACCCATTGTGTATGTTCCTGAAAACCCCAGTTATCCCATTGTGGACGACAAATTAGTTTCGGAAATTCCAGCATCCATCAAAATAGTAAAGCAGCCCATTAAAGAACCGTATGCTTGGGCTTCACTACTTTCCAAAAACAAGACCAAGACGATTAGTTCAGGAATCATCAAAGAGAAAGACCCATCATTTACAGAAAAGGTGTTGTTGTGGATTCGTGGTAATTTTTTTATTCCCGATGCTCGAAAACTGTGGGTGAAACCATCCATTTCATATTTGGCAAAAGTGATTGCAGATGAGGGTATCGAAACCATCATCACAACGGGACCTCCACACAGTCTACATTTGATAGGGCTTGGCCTGAAAAAGAAATACAATATTCAATGGATTGCAGACTTCCGTGATCCTTGGACTTCCATAGGGTATCATAAAAAATTACGATTGACCACCTCATCCCAACAAAAGCATAAAGCTTTGGAAAAGGGAGTGCTTTTAAAGGCCGACAAAATTGTCGTGACAAGCTATACCACCAAAACAGAGTTTGAACAAATCACACCCAAACCAATAAAGGTTGTAACTAACGGTTTTGATGATGATTTACAAGCGGTTCCATTGGATTCCAAGTTTACGATTTCCCATATTGGTTCTTTGCTCACGGGACGAAACCCTTTAGGGTTGTGGCAAGCTTTACAGGAATTGATTGCCGAAAATCAAGCTTTCAAGAACACTGTAAAGCTTCAATTGGCTGGGGTGGTAGGGGAAGAGGTGTTACAATCCATTAAAGAATTTGGGCTGGATGATTTTATGGAGCAGTTGGGTTATCTGTCCCACGATAAAGTTTTGGAAACACAGCAAAAATCGCAATTACTTTTGTTGTTGGAGATTGATTCCGAAGAGACCAAAGGCATTATCCCGGGAAAATTATTTGAATACCTGAATGCAAGGCGGCCTATTTTGGCGATTGGTCCAAAAGGGTGGGAGGCAGGAGCCATGGTGGAACGGCACAGAGCTGGAAATACCTGTTTGCATGATGATGTAGCGGCATTAAAAAATGTACTTTTGGATGCCTTTAACCATTATCGAAAAGGAACTTTGCTTTGCCATTCCAAAGGGGTGGAGCAGTACCACAGAAAGGCATTAACGGAGTCTTTGGCTAAATTTATCTAA